The following proteins come from a genomic window of Acinetobacter sp. SAAs474:
- a CDS encoding adenosine kinase, which produces MATVDLFAIGNALIDQEFSVSDDFLTQQNLQKGTMQLADGEAQSHLYNNLLKTQNYKGQASGGSAANTTFAFSALGGRAFYACRVGDDDLGKVYLDGLNQANIETSTQSVSQGVTGTCMVLISQDSERTMHTYLGITAELSAAQIDFEPLKTAKWLYIEGYLSTSDSARLAVKQARQIARENQVKIALTLSDPAMVQYARQGLNELIDDGVDLIFCNQQEALMYTETQDLEAALTQLKLLSQYIVITLSEDGALVSTPEETFKIAGRKIVPVDANGAGDAFAGAFLYSLNAGYSCQKATELAILISSEVVAQFGPRLSTTVYRQLLEKLEQESV; this is translated from the coding sequence ATGGCAACTGTTGATCTTTTTGCAATCGGTAATGCATTAATTGACCAAGAATTCAGTGTATCTGATGACTTTTTAACTCAACAAAACCTACAAAAAGGAACCATGCAGCTCGCCGATGGTGAAGCACAAAGTCACTTATACAACAACTTACTCAAAACTCAAAACTATAAAGGTCAAGCATCTGGCGGTTCGGCTGCAAATACGACATTTGCCTTCAGCGCTTTAGGTGGTCGTGCATTTTATGCATGTCGTGTCGGTGATGATGATTTAGGTAAAGTCTATCTAGACGGTCTCAATCAAGCCAATATTGAAACATCTACACAATCTGTGAGCCAAGGTGTTACAGGTACATGTATGGTACTGATCAGTCAGGATTCTGAACGAACCATGCATACTTATCTCGGTATTACAGCAGAATTAAGTGCAGCTCAAATTGACTTTGAGCCATTAAAAACAGCCAAATGGTTATATATTGAAGGATATTTATCTACCAGTGATAGTGCACGTCTAGCTGTCAAACAAGCACGTCAAATTGCACGAGAGAATCAAGTTAAAATCGCATTAACACTGTCTGATCCAGCCATGGTACAGTATGCACGTCAAGGTTTAAATGAATTAATTGATGATGGTGTAGATCTCATCTTCTGTAATCAGCAAGAAGCTTTAATGTATACCGAAACGCAAGATTTAGAGGCAGCACTAACCCAACTCAAATTACTAAGTCAATACATTGTCATTACATTAAGTGAAGATGGTGCACTGGTTTCTACACCAGAAGAAACATTTAAAATTGCCGGACGTAAAATCGTCCCAGTCGATGCCAATGGTGCTGGCGATGCTTTTGCTGGTGCATTTCTATATAGTCTAAATGCAGGTTATTCATGTCAAAAAGCAACTGAATTAGCCATCCTGATTTCAAGTGAAGTGGTTGCACAATTTGGCCCTCGCCTAAGCACTACGGTATACCGCCAATTATTAGAAAAATTAGAACAGGAATCAGTATAA
- a CDS encoding GNAT family N-acetyltransferase — MNIEIKEVNQLPADIKDLAQAAQHEGLTLIDTLIDEYQSGKNRFSLSGEYLLMAYHEQKLIACGGLNLQWNDQQIENRIGRVRRFYVLPEYRKTGVGKQVLQYLEQKAREHFSALCLYTSTTSAVHFYQKMNYVYVDHHPNYNYFKYLT, encoded by the coding sequence ATGAATATAGAAATTAAAGAAGTCAATCAATTGCCCGCAGATATTAAGGATCTTGCTCAAGCTGCACAACATGAAGGATTAACACTGATTGATACATTGATAGATGAATACCAGAGTGGAAAAAACCGTTTTAGTTTATCAGGAGAATATTTGTTGATGGCTTATCATGAGCAAAAGTTAATTGCTTGTGGTGGATTAAATTTACAGTGGAATGATCAGCAGATTGAAAATCGTATTGGGCGGGTGAGACGTTTTTATGTATTGCCTGAATATCGTAAGACAGGGGTTGGTAAACAAGTATTACAGTATCTAGAACAAAAAGCACGCGAACACTTTTCAGCCTTATGTTTATATACATCGACGACTTCTGCAGTGCATTTTTATCAAAAAATGAATTATGTCTATGTGGACCATCATCCTAATTATAATTATTTTAAATATTTGACCTAG